A genomic region of Haliotis asinina isolate JCU_RB_2024 chromosome 1, JCU_Hal_asi_v2, whole genome shotgun sequence contains the following coding sequences:
- the LOC137294730 gene encoding zinc finger protein ZFP2-like: MEVHGQQQNPGSVADTCRLTNCETEMKETDDLWKQSVTDLPMGTSGVRKHNEFKPYQCGECGKEFTESCGLQTHMRSHGESKPYQCDVCGKEFPKSSDLQNHLRCHGGMKSYQCVECGKLFTQSYNLRRHMRNHSRMKPHKCAECGKEFTEFGNLERHMRIHSGIKPYQCVGCGKKFADSGSLQTHMRIHSGVKPYQCVECKKRFTQSYSLQTHMRSHSGIKPYRCDECGKCFPISSSLQRHLRIHSGLKPYQCGECGKTFAVSGQLQTHMRIHSGLKPFQCVECGKKFSRSGVLHRHMQIHSGIKPYQCDICGKEFTESSSKKSHMRIHSGIKPYECDKCGKRFSHSSNMHKHRKIHNRAKPFQSS, translated from the coding sequence ATGGAAGTACACGGCCAGCAACAGAATCCTGGCTCTGTTGCTGATACATGTAGACTCacgaactgtgagacagaaatGAAGGAAACAGATGATCTCTGGAAACAATCTGTTACTGACTTGCCTATGGGAACAAGTGGTGTCAGGAAACATAATGAATTCAAGCCCTATCAGTGTGGTGAATGTGGAAAAGAATTTACAGAATCCTGTGGCCTGCAGACCCACATGAGAAGTCATGGTGAATCAAAGCCCTatcagtgtgatgtgtgtgggaaAGAATTTCCAAAGTCCAGTGACCTGCAAAATCACCTGAGGTGTCATGGTGGAATGAAGTCTTATCagtgtgttgaatgtgggaaactATTTACACAATCATACAACCTGAGGAGACACATGAGGAATCACAGTAGAATGAAGCCACATAAGTGTGCTGAATGTGGGAAGGAATTTACAGAATTTGGTAATCTAGagagacacatgaggattcacagtggaatcaaacCTTATCAGTGTGTTGGATGTGGAAAGAAATTTGCAGACTCAGGTAGCCTGCAGACACACATGAGGATTCATAGTGGTGTCAAACCTTACCAATGTGTTGAATGTAAGAAACGATTTACACAATCATACAGTTTGCAGACACACATGCGGTCTCACAGTGGCATCAAACCATATCGGTGTGATGAGTGTGGGAAATGTTTTCCTATTTCGAGTAGCCTGCAGAGACACCTGAGGATTCACAGTGGACTGAAGCCTTATCAGTGTGGTGAATGTGGGAAAACCTTTGCAGTATCAGGTCAACTGCAGacacacatgaggattcacagtggTTTGAAACCTTTCCAGTGTGTTGAATGTGGAAAAAAGTTTTCAAGATCCGGAGTTCTGCACAGGCACATGCAGATTCATAGTGGAATCAAGCCATATCAGTGTGATATATGTGGGAAAGAATTTACAGAGTCAAGTTCTAAGAAGAGTCACATGAGAATTCATAGTGGAATCAAACCTTATGAGTGTGATAAATGTGGGAAAAGGTTTTCACATTCATCTAACATGCATAAACACAggaagattcacaatagagccAAGCCTTTCCAGTCTTCTTAA